Proteins co-encoded in one Euleptes europaea isolate rEulEur1 chromosome 1, rEulEur1.hap1, whole genome shotgun sequence genomic window:
- the LOC130474325 gene encoding E3 ubiquitin-protein ligase TRIM39-like translates to MVVLFHQGCCFRKNAHGVRIQPGEVRAAMENPVESLHKEATCSICLEYFQDPVSIPCGHSFCRSCITLCWKERNTNFSCPQCRETALQRNFRPNRELSNIVEITKQLDLQALKGAGGEKMCEKHQEALKLFCSEEEALVCYICRESRAHRSHPVFPIEEAAQDYKKEIQSRLQSVKEEREKLLGLKLTGDLRHQEYLKQTEAERQKITSQFEQLHHFLEEQEKLLLAQLNELEREIAKRQKEHGAALAEEIASLSALISEVEEKCEQPDSEFLWDIKNTLCRFDKKPFQAPEEMSVKVEKRLSEFSEKNVALAEILNNLKDTLPSEMGTEWVNVTLDPDTANPQVIISRDRKSARWDVTRTDVTPNTKRFKSSCCVLASEGFTSGRHYWEVSVEDGGIWAVGVARGSVGRKLELKLTPEEGIWALQGDFGQYQALTAPMTPLSLSCTPRKIRVSLDYERGQVAFLNADTKDSVFTFPSVSFAGEIIFPFFKVLLSQLTLDG, encoded by the exons atggttgtcctcttccaccaaggTTGCTGCTTCAGGAAGAACGCACATGGAGTg AGAATCCAACCCGGAGAAGTCAGGGCTGCCATGGAGAACCCCGTGGAAAGCCTCCACAAAGAAGCCACTTGCTCCATCTGCCTGGAGTATTTCCAAGATCCCGTTTCCATCCCCTGCGGGCACAGCTTCTGCCGGAGCTGCATCACCCTGTGCTGGAAAGAACGGAACACAAATTTCTCTTGCCCTCAATGCAGAGAAACAGCCCTGCAGAGGAATTTCAGGCCCAACCGGGAGCTGAGCAACATTGTAGAAATAACCAAGCAGCTGGATCTGCAAGCCTTGAAAGGGGCAGGAGGGGAAAAGATGTGCGAGAAGCATCAGGAGGCTCTGAAGCTGTTTTGCAGCGAGGAAGAGGCCCTCGTCTGTTATATCTGCAGGGAGTCCCGAGCGCACAGAAGCCACCCTGTGTTTCCCATTGAGGAAGCTGCCCAGGATTATAAG AAAGAAATCCAGAGCCGACTCCAGAGcgtgaaggaagagagagaaaaacttctggGATTAAAACTGACTGGAGATCTTAGACATCAGGAATATCTG AAGCAAACAGAAGCTGAGAGGCAGAAAATTACGTCCCAGTTTGAGCAACTGCACCACTTTCTGGAAGAACAGGAGAAGCTCCTGCTGGCTCAGCTGAATGAACTGGAGAGGGAGATCGCTAAGCGTCAGAAGGAACACGGAGCAGCGCTGGCAGAGGAAATTGCCTCTCTCAGCGCCCTGATCAGTGAAGTAGAAGAGAAGTGTGAACAGCCCGATAGTGAATTCCTGTGG gaTATTAAAAACACCTTGTGCAG GTTTGATAAGAAGCCATTTCAGGCACCCGAGGAGATGTCGGTCAAGGTGGAAAAGAGATTAAGTGAATTCTCTGAGAAGAATGTTGCTCTTGCAGAAATCCTGAACAACCTCAAAG acACTCTGCCATCAGAAATGGGAACAGAATGGG TCAATGTAACCCTGGACCCAGACACAGCAAACCCCCAGGTCATAATTTCTAGGGACCGAAAAAGCGCCCGATGGGATGTCACCAGGACTGATGTCACGCCTAACACTAAACGATTCAAATCCTCGTGCTGCGTGCTGGCTTCAGAAGGATTCACTTCAGGAAGACATTACTGGGAAGTCAGCGTGGAGGACGGAGGCATCTGGGCTGTAGGGGTCGCCAGAGGGTCTGTGGGGAGAAAGCTGGAGCTCAAGCTGACCCCCGAGGAAGGGATCTGGGCCTTGCAAGGAGATTTCGGTCAATACCAGGCTCTCACTGCGCCCATGACACCCCTGTCTCTCAGCTGCACCCCCAGGAAGATCCGGGTGTCTCTTGACTATGAGAGAGGGCAGGTGGCCTTTCTTAACGCCGACACAAAGGATTCGGTCTTTACTTTCCCATCTGTTTCATTTGCCGGAGAGATCATcttccccttttttaaagtgctgcTTTCCCAGCTGACGCTTGATGGCTGA